The Noviherbaspirillum saxi genome includes a window with the following:
- a CDS encoding efflux transporter outer membrane subunit, with the protein MNIFQAIALACLTPLLTACAIQPVPTKVDANPPAQWHAPLPHDGNPHKLAEWWNQHNDPLLTELIAAAQEASPTVSAASARIAQARANRVAAAAALLPTADASLSATRARSQPPTPTGSALQAGMQTAWEIDLFGGNRAGRTAAEERLAGAEAGWHEARVSVAAELASQYYSLRSCELLLAIARSDAGSRAETARLAKLSAEAGFQSPANAALARASAADANSRATQQQAQCELDVKALVALTAISETPLRQRLGAMSAVLPQSFMLSVDRLPANVLAQRPDIFNTEREVAAASADLGSAQAQRYPRLTLSGSLGATRFRTGGAEVDLTTWSIGPLALSVPVFDGGRRIAIAEAARARYDDAVVRYRAQVRQAVREVEQALVSLQSTSSRSDDARIAAEGYRRSFAATEALYGGGLASLVELEESRRTRLAAELAVVSLQRERIAAWIALYRAAGGGWNAIAQP; encoded by the coding sequence ATGAATATATTTCAAGCCATTGCCCTTGCCTGCCTGACACCCTTGCTGACGGCCTGCGCAATACAACCGGTGCCGACCAAGGTCGATGCAAACCCGCCGGCGCAATGGCATGCGCCCTTGCCGCATGACGGCAACCCGCACAAGCTGGCGGAGTGGTGGAACCAGCACAACGACCCATTATTGACCGAGCTGATTGCCGCTGCGCAGGAAGCCAGCCCAACGGTTTCCGCGGCAAGCGCCCGCATTGCGCAGGCGCGCGCCAATCGCGTGGCTGCGGCCGCTGCCCTGCTGCCGACGGCCGATGCATCGCTGAGCGCCACCCGGGCGCGTTCGCAGCCTCCTACACCCACCGGAAGTGCACTACAGGCAGGCATGCAAACAGCATGGGAAATCGATTTGTTCGGCGGCAACCGCGCCGGACGCACAGCAGCCGAAGAACGTCTGGCAGGCGCGGAAGCAGGTTGGCATGAAGCCCGTGTTTCCGTTGCCGCCGAACTCGCCAGCCAATACTACAGCTTGCGCAGCTGTGAACTGCTGCTGGCCATCGCCCGCTCCGATGCCGGTTCGCGCGCCGAAACTGCACGTCTTGCCAAGCTGAGTGCCGAAGCCGGCTTTCAGTCGCCGGCCAATGCCGCGCTTGCACGTGCCAGCGCGGCGGATGCGAATAGCCGCGCGACCCAGCAACAGGCGCAGTGCGAGCTGGATGTCAAGGCGCTGGTCGCCCTCACAGCAATATCCGAAACGCCCCTGCGCCAGCGGCTCGGCGCAATGTCGGCCGTTCTACCCCAGAGCTTTATGCTTTCGGTAGACCGCCTGCCAGCCAACGTGCTGGCCCAGCGTCCGGACATATTCAATACGGAACGCGAAGTCGCCGCCGCCAGCGCCGATCTCGGCAGTGCACAGGCGCAGCGCTATCCGCGGCTGACCCTGAGCGGCTCGCTGGGCGCGACCCGGTTCCGAACCGGCGGCGCGGAAGTGGATTTGACGACCTGGTCGATCGGACCGCTTGCGCTGTCGGTGCCGGTGTTCGACGGTGGCCGGCGCATCGCCATTGCAGAGGCGGCACGGGCCCGATACGACGATGCGGTCGTCCGTTATCGCGCGCAAGTGCGGCAAGCGGTGCGCGAAGTCGAACAAGCACTGGTCAGTCTTCAGAGCACCAGTTCCCGCAGCGACGATGCCCGCATTGCGGCCGAAGGCTACCGTCGTTCATTTGCGGCTACCGAGGCGCTGTATGGTGGCGGTCTGGCCAGCCTGGTCGAACTGGAAGAATCGCGCCGCACCCGCCTTGCCGCGGAACTCGCCGTGGTCTCGCTTCAGCGTGAACGCATCGCGGCATGGATCGCCCTGTACCGCGCGGCCGGCGGCGGCTGGAACGCCATTGCGCAACCCTGA
- a CDS encoding MATE family efflux transporter translates to MKETRNNTTRIAALAWPILVGQLAVIANGVIDTAMTSRFSATDLAALALGASIYVSIFVGLNGVLAAISPVIGQLFGAGRFRDIGVEMKQGAWLGLFLTIAGCMALLFPTPLLSLAHASPELNDKATLYLRTLALALPATMGFRLYASLNTAIGRPKMVMGLQVAGLALKIPANALFIFGGFGIPAMGGPGCALATTLIAWTIFIASVVILHTNPAYRAYGLFGTGFIRPSWKAQRGLLRLGIPMGLSYLIEVTAFTFMALFIARLGATSLAGHQITANFATVLYMLPLAIANATGTLVAQAIGAGQPETARRVGVSGIRLAAILAVSIGCMVWLLRGLIVQAYTPDPAVVAAALPLFFFIAFYQLFDSVQVTAAFVLRAYKVAVVPTLIYAVALWGIGLGGGYVLGLDPFGISPPALHGAAGFWLGNSASLALVAAGLLWYLRTVQRNSRPQTA, encoded by the coding sequence TTGAAAGAAACGCGCAACAACACGACCCGGATCGCAGCGCTGGCATGGCCGATACTCGTCGGCCAACTGGCGGTGATCGCCAATGGCGTCATCGATACCGCGATGACGTCGCGCTTTTCGGCAACCGATCTGGCTGCCCTGGCGCTGGGTGCCTCCATTTACGTCAGCATTTTTGTCGGACTCAATGGCGTGCTGGCGGCGATTTCTCCTGTCATCGGCCAGCTGTTCGGCGCCGGCCGGTTCAGAGACATCGGCGTGGAAATGAAACAGGGTGCATGGCTGGGGCTGTTTCTGACCATTGCGGGTTGTATGGCCCTGCTTTTTCCTACGCCGCTGCTATCGCTCGCACATGCCTCGCCCGAACTCAATGACAAGGCGACGCTATACCTGCGCACGCTGGCACTGGCACTGCCAGCCACCATGGGCTTCCGTTTATATGCATCGCTCAACACGGCAATCGGCCGGCCCAAGATGGTCATGGGACTGCAGGTGGCCGGTCTGGCCTTGAAAATTCCCGCGAATGCCCTGTTCATTTTCGGCGGATTTGGCATACCGGCAATGGGAGGCCCAGGATGCGCACTCGCGACTACGCTCATTGCATGGACGATCTTTATAGCCAGCGTCGTCATCTTGCATACCAACCCGGCTTATCGCGCCTACGGCTTGTTCGGTACCGGCTTTATCAGGCCAAGCTGGAAAGCGCAGCGTGGGCTGCTGCGGCTCGGGATCCCGATGGGCCTGAGCTATCTGATCGAAGTCACTGCCTTTACGTTCATGGCCTTGTTCATCGCCCGGCTGGGCGCCACCTCTCTGGCCGGGCACCAGATTACGGCAAATTTTGCGACCGTCCTTTATATGCTGCCGCTAGCCATTGCCAATGCGACCGGCACACTGGTGGCCCAGGCGATCGGTGCAGGCCAACCGGAAACCGCGCGCCGCGTAGGGGTGTCCGGCATACGGCTGGCTGCCATTCTGGCGGTAAGCATAGGATGCATGGTCTGGCTATTGCGCGGTCTGATCGTGCAAGCCTACACACCTGACCCGGCAGTGGTGGCTGCGGCACTGCCGCTGTTTTTCTTCATCGCCTTTTATCAGTTGTTCGACTCGGTACAGGTCACCGCCGCATTCGTGCTGCGAGCCTATAAGGTCGCGGTGGTGCCCACCCTGATTTATGCAGTGGCGTTATGGGGCATAGGGCTGGGCGGCGGCTACGTGCTCGGTCTTGATCCGTTCGGCATCAGCCCGCCCGCACTGCATGGTGCAGCTGGCTTCTGGCTGGGAAATAGCGCCAGTCTGGCGCTGGTCGCCGCCGGGCTGCTCTGGTATCTGAGGACTGTCCAGCGGAATAGCCGACCTCAGACGGCATGA